A region of Microbacterium suwonense DNA encodes the following proteins:
- the glpK gene encoding glycerol kinase GlpK, which produces MAEYVLSIDQGTTSSRAIIFDRSGSVVATGQKEHEQILPKAGWVEHDAAEIWRNVQEVIGLALTRAHLTRHDIAAVGITNQRETAVVWDRNTGEPVYNAIVWQDTRTQEIVDRLAADGGVDRFKPVVGLPLATYFSGTKIAWILENVDGAREKADAGELMFGTTDTWVLWNLTGGVDGGVHATDVTNASRTMFMDLESLQWRDDILEVFGVPRSMMPEIRSSSEVYGTAESSSLLRETPIAGILGDQQAATFGQAAFAAGESKNTYGTGCFLIFNTGEEIVRSENGLLTTVGYKLGDGPTHYALEGSIAVAGSLIQWLRDQLGLISSAPEVEDLARKVDDNGGVYIVPAFSGLFTPYWKPDARGVIVGLTRFANRSHLARAALEAVAFQTRDVLDAVNADADVDLSELKVDGGMVANDALMQFQADVLGVPVVRPVVTETTALGAAYAAGLAVGFWSDLDDLRANWQEDRRWEPTMDADERDRQLRLWRKAVTKSMDWVDEDVR; this is translated from the coding sequence ATGGCCGAGTACGTTCTCTCGATCGATCAAGGCACCACATCGAGCCGGGCGATCATCTTCGACCGCTCCGGCAGCGTCGTCGCGACGGGCCAGAAGGAGCATGAGCAGATCCTGCCCAAAGCGGGCTGGGTCGAGCACGACGCGGCAGAGATCTGGCGGAACGTGCAGGAGGTCATCGGCCTCGCCCTCACCCGCGCCCATCTGACCCGTCACGACATCGCCGCCGTCGGCATCACCAACCAGCGCGAGACCGCTGTGGTGTGGGACCGGAACACGGGCGAGCCGGTGTACAACGCGATCGTGTGGCAGGACACGCGCACGCAGGAGATCGTCGACCGGCTCGCCGCGGACGGCGGGGTCGACCGCTTCAAGCCGGTGGTCGGTCTGCCGCTGGCCACGTACTTCTCGGGCACGAAGATCGCCTGGATCCTGGAGAACGTCGACGGCGCGCGAGAGAAGGCGGATGCCGGTGAGCTGATGTTCGGCACCACCGACACCTGGGTGCTGTGGAACCTCACCGGCGGAGTCGACGGCGGCGTGCACGCCACGGACGTGACGAACGCGTCGCGCACGATGTTCATGGATCTGGAGTCGCTGCAGTGGCGCGATGACATCCTCGAGGTGTTCGGGGTGCCTCGCTCGATGATGCCGGAGATCCGCTCCTCGTCCGAGGTGTATGGCACGGCCGAGAGCTCCTCGCTGCTGCGCGAGACGCCGATCGCCGGCATCCTGGGCGACCAGCAGGCGGCGACCTTCGGCCAGGCGGCCTTCGCTGCGGGTGAGAGCAAGAACACCTATGGCACGGGCTGCTTCCTCATCTTCAACACCGGTGAAGAGATCGTGCGCTCCGAGAACGGGCTGCTCACCACGGTCGGCTACAAACTCGGCGACGGCCCCACGCACTATGCATTGGAGGGTTCGATCGCCGTCGCAGGATCGCTGATCCAGTGGCTGCGCGACCAGCTCGGCCTGATCTCGTCGGCGCCCGAGGTGGAGGATCTCGCCCGCAAGGTCGACGACAATGGCGGCGTGTACATCGTTCCCGCGTTCTCGGGGCTGTTCACGCCCTATTGGAAGCCGGATGCCCGCGGCGTGATCGTCGGACTCACCCGCTTCGCGAACCGCAGCCACCTCGCCCGCGCGGCACTGGAGGCGGTCGCCTTCCAGACGCGCGACGTGCTCGACGCGGTGAACGCGGATGCCGATGTCGACCTCAGCGAGCTGAAGGTCGATGGCGGGATGGTCGCCAACGACGCGCTCATGCAGTTCCAGGCCGACGTGCTCGGCGTGCCCGTGGTGCGCCCCGTCGTGACCGAGACGACCGCGTTGGGAGCGGCCTACGCGGCCGGACTCGCCGTCGGCTTCTGGAGCGATCTGGATGATCTGCGCGCGAACTGGCAGGAGGATCGCCGCTGGGAGCCGACGATGGATGCCGACGAGCGCGATCGTCAGCTGCGATTGTGGCGCAAGGCCGTCACGAAGTCGATGGACTGGGTCGACGAGGACGTGCGCTGA
- the lipA gene encoding lipoyl synthase yields the protein MSATHPEGRKLLRLEIRNSATPIERKPEWIRTKAKMGPEYQALHSLVKDEGLHTVCQEAGCPNIYECWEDREATFLIGGSQCTRRCDFCQIDTGKPADYDTDEPRRVAESVTRMGLRYATVTSVARDDLPDTGAWLNAETVRQIHAQNPNTGVELLANDHSGKPEFLGQIFDARPEVFAHNVETVPRIFRRIRPAFTYERSLNVLTQGHEAGLITKSNLILGMGEEPEEVVQALQDLRDAGCDIITITQYLRPTPRHLPVARWVKPAEFVEFKEEAEKIGFLGVLAGPLVRSSYRAGRLWAQSMISKGREIPPHLAHIAESADLGFAQAV from the coding sequence ATGAGCGCGACGCACCCGGAAGGCCGCAAGCTGCTGCGCCTGGAGATCCGCAACTCCGCGACCCCGATCGAGCGCAAGCCGGAGTGGATACGCACCAAGGCGAAGATGGGCCCTGAATACCAGGCGCTGCACTCATTGGTGAAGGACGAAGGTCTGCACACCGTCTGCCAAGAGGCCGGCTGTCCCAACATCTACGAATGCTGGGAGGATCGCGAGGCCACCTTCCTCATCGGCGGTTCGCAGTGCACCCGCCGCTGCGACTTCTGCCAGATCGATACCGGCAAGCCCGCCGACTACGACACGGACGAACCGCGCAGAGTGGCCGAGAGCGTCACCCGGATGGGCCTGCGCTACGCCACGGTGACCAGCGTCGCACGCGATGACCTGCCCGACACCGGTGCGTGGCTGAATGCCGAGACGGTGCGGCAGATCCATGCGCAGAACCCGAACACCGGGGTCGAGCTGCTGGCCAACGACCACAGCGGCAAGCCGGAGTTCCTGGGGCAGATCTTCGATGCCCGCCCCGAGGTATTCGCGCACAATGTCGAGACCGTGCCGCGCATCTTCCGCCGCATCCGCCCGGCGTTCACCTACGAGCGGTCGCTGAACGTGCTCACACAGGGGCACGAAGCGGGGCTGATCACGAAGTCGAACCTCATCCTCGGCATGGGCGAGGAGCCGGAGGAGGTCGTCCAGGCGCTGCAGGATCTGCGCGATGCCGGCTGTGACATCATCACGATCACGCAGTATCTGCGGCCGACGCCTCGGCACCTGCCGGTGGCGCGCTGGGTCAAGCCCGCCGAGTTCGTAGAGTTCAAGGAGGAGGCCGAGAAGATCGGTTTCCTCGGCGTGCTCGCCGGGCCGCTGGTACGTTCGTCGTACCGCGCTGGACGGCTGTGGGCGCAGTCGATGATCTCGAAGGGTCGCGAGATCCCGCCGCATCTCGCGCACATCGCCGAGAGCGCCGATCTCGGCTTCGCGCAGGCGGTCTGA
- a CDS encoding TetR/AcrR family transcriptional regulator, producing the protein MTSEPRAGRPRASSRETLAEAACELFLERGYEATSIVDIARRAGVSRSSFFNYFSSKSDVLWSGLDARIAAASVALAALGTEADGASVRAAVEPIVRGFAPDPLALALRNSAAMGLESELLRDTGLRHARIASAVAAAARSAGVEVIRADILGSAVATAVLSALRVWAEQGPGQVSLEQRFDAALRSIHDLPWG; encoded by the coding sequence ATGACTTCGGAGCCGCGCGCGGGCAGGCCTCGGGCGTCGTCTCGCGAGACGCTGGCAGAGGCGGCATGCGAGCTGTTCCTCGAGCGGGGCTATGAGGCCACATCGATCGTCGACATCGCACGACGCGCCGGGGTCAGCCGATCCAGCTTCTTCAACTACTTCTCATCGAAGAGCGATGTGCTGTGGTCGGGCCTGGATGCGAGGATCGCTGCGGCATCCGTCGCGCTGGCCGCACTCGGCACAGAGGCCGATGGAGCGTCCGTGCGAGCGGCCGTAGAACCGATCGTGCGCGGTTTCGCCCCCGACCCTCTGGCGCTCGCACTGCGCAACAGTGCCGCGATGGGCTTGGAGAGCGAACTGCTGCGAGATACCGGCCTGCGGCACGCTCGCATCGCCTCGGCCGTCGCGGCGGCCGCGCGCAGCGCCGGCGTGGAGGTCATCCGCGCCGACATCCTCGGCTCCGCCGTCGCGACTGCGGTGCTCTCCGCGCTGCGGGTCTGGGCGGAGCAGGGACCGGGCCAGGTATCGCTCGAGCAGCGGTTCGATGCGGCGCTGCGCAGCATCCACGACCTCCCCTGGGGCTGA
- a CDS encoding glycerol-3-phosphate dehydrogenase/oxidase: protein MVEKTRSTRREAELAAVREAGRTTVLIVGAGINGISLFRDLALQGVDAVIVDRGDFAGGASAASSHMIHGGIRYLENGEFRLVRESVQERNGLLRIAPHYVKPLQTTIPIYSTFSGILSAPLRFLTHRSGKPQERGAVLIKAGLTIYDLFSRDGGSVPRHRFLGRTSSLAELPQLDSKIKYTATYYDASMHDPERLALDVLQDGRSANSGSFALNYVEAVGRQGEAVVLRDRESAEEFALKADVIVNTSGPWTDLTNESLGTDTRFMGGTKGSHIVLDHPELLAATGGREIFFEHSDGRIVLIYPLKGRVLVGTTDIDADPREPARCTEEEIDYFFALINHVFPTIRVDRSQIVYRFAGIRPLPRHEDTAPGFVSRDYRIERDDSGATPMLSLVGGKWTTFRALGETLSNRVLTLLGRRRSVSTVGLPIGGGQGFPRTTRARSAWKQANLPGAAPARGDQLLARYGTRAAEVWAHIEQEEDRPLAGGELSVRELEWMVQHELVVRLADVVLRRSNIAFVGDVTDALLTELADALAPLLGWDGDRRDAEVEATVQLLNDAHGLSLAVPARR from the coding sequence ATGGTCGAGAAGACGCGCAGCACACGGCGAGAAGCGGAACTGGCCGCAGTGCGCGAGGCCGGCCGAACCACCGTCCTGATCGTCGGCGCCGGCATCAACGGCATCTCGCTGTTCCGCGATCTGGCGCTGCAGGGTGTGGATGCCGTCATCGTCGATCGGGGCGATTTCGCCGGCGGCGCGTCGGCGGCGTCCAGCCACATGATCCACGGCGGTATCCGCTACCTGGAGAACGGCGAGTTCCGGCTGGTGCGGGAATCCGTTCAGGAGCGCAACGGCCTGCTGCGCATCGCACCGCACTACGTCAAGCCACTGCAGACCACGATCCCGATCTACTCGACCTTCTCGGGCATCCTCTCCGCTCCCCTGCGCTTCCTCACCCATCGCAGCGGCAAACCGCAAGAGCGCGGTGCCGTGCTCATCAAGGCGGGGCTGACGATCTACGACCTGTTCTCGCGCGACGGCGGCTCCGTGCCGCGGCATCGGTTCCTCGGTCGCACATCGTCGCTGGCGGAACTCCCCCAGCTCGATTCGAAGATCAAGTACACCGCCACCTACTACGACGCCTCCATGCACGATCCGGAGCGGCTCGCACTCGACGTGCTGCAGGACGGCCGCTCGGCCAACTCCGGCTCCTTCGCACTCAACTATGTCGAGGCCGTGGGGCGCCAGGGCGAGGCTGTCGTGCTGCGCGACCGGGAGAGCGCCGAGGAGTTCGCGCTCAAAGCGGACGTCATCGTGAACACCTCCGGCCCCTGGACGGATCTGACCAATGAGTCGCTCGGCACCGACACCCGCTTCATGGGCGGCACCAAGGGATCGCACATCGTGCTGGATCATCCCGAGCTGCTGGCTGCGACGGGCGGCCGGGAGATCTTCTTCGAGCACTCCGACGGACGCATCGTGCTGATCTATCCACTCAAGGGCCGCGTGCTGGTGGGCACGACCGACATCGATGCCGACCCACGCGAGCCGGCACGCTGCACCGAGGAGGAGATCGACTACTTCTTCGCGCTCATCAACCACGTCTTCCCGACGATCCGCGTGGACCGCTCCCAGATCGTGTACCGCTTCGCCGGCATCCGTCCTCTGCCGCGGCACGAGGACACCGCCCCCGGCTTCGTCTCCCGCGACTACCGGATCGAACGCGATGACAGCGGTGCGACGCCGATGCTGAGCCTGGTCGGCGGCAAGTGGACGACGTTCCGCGCACTGGGCGAGACGCTGTCGAACCGCGTCCTCACACTGCTCGGGCGCAGGCGCTCGGTGTCCACGGTCGGCTTGCCGATCGGCGGCGGACAGGGCTTTCCTCGCACGACGCGGGCGCGGTCGGCCTGGAAACAGGCGAACCTGCCCGGTGCCGCCCCGGCGCGCGGCGATCAGCTGCTGGCGAGGTACGGCACGCGCGCGGCCGAGGTGTGGGCGCACATCGAGCAGGAAGAGGATCGCCCGCTCGCCGGCGGAGAGCTGTCGGTGCGCGAACTGGAGTGGATGGTGCAGCACGAGCTCGTCGTGCGTCTCGCCGACGTCGTGCTTCGCCGTTCCAACATCGCGTTCGTCGGAGATGTCACGGATGCGCTGCTCACGGAGCTGGCGGATGCCCTGGCTCCGCTGCTGGGATGGGATGGTGACCGCAGGGATGCCGAGGTCGAGGCGACGGTGCAGCTGTTGAATGACGCACACGGCCTGTCGCTCGCTGTTCCCGCTCGTCGCTGA
- a CDS encoding RNA-binding protein — protein MLAAALEHIVKGIVDHPDDVRIVSSASPRGDLLEVHVHPDDRGRVIGRGGRTAKALRTLISALADGRRVRVDVADD, from the coding sequence GTGCTCGCCGCCGCGCTCGAACACATCGTCAAGGGGATCGTCGATCATCCTGACGATGTCCGCATCGTCTCATCCGCATCGCCGCGAGGCGATCTGCTCGAGGTGCACGTGCACCCGGATGACCGTGGACGCGTGATCGGGCGCGGTGGCCGCACAGCCAAGGCGCTGCGCACGCTGATCTCCGCCCTCGCCGACGGACGTCGTGTCCGCGTCGATGTCGCGGACGACTGA
- a CDS encoding glutamate--cysteine ligase — translation MLADPVTGDLVGRAPELLELLEAQSAEERHTVTGELLTNTIEVTSGVGATVADAVDDISAAVASVRRSTDPAGIELLSAGSHPFAQWFNQRVTEKTRYRQLIERTQWWGRNMMIWGIHVHVGVEDRDKVLPIIGALSSFLPHLQALSASSPFWAGERTGYASNRSLVFQQLPTAGLPWPIRTWQEFEGYLDDMVRSGVMHDVSEVRWDIRPAPRWGTIEVRACDGMSTLTELASVAALTQSLVEHFSRELDEGRELPGLQPWFHRENKWRTARYGLDARVIVDPAGSQIPVRDHLLAVLEDLAPVARDLSCSRELEGVRTILQDGASYARQLSAAQAADGDLREVVQHLIREFRAGPERSTAV, via the coding sequence ATGCTCGCCGACCCGGTGACCGGGGATCTCGTCGGCCGAGCGCCCGAACTGCTGGAGCTCCTCGAGGCGCAGAGCGCCGAGGAGCGGCACACCGTCACCGGTGAGCTGCTCACGAACACGATCGAGGTGACCAGCGGTGTGGGGGCGACCGTGGCGGACGCGGTGGACGACATCTCCGCGGCGGTGGCATCCGTCCGCCGCTCCACCGACCCAGCGGGAATCGAGCTGCTGTCGGCGGGCAGCCATCCGTTCGCGCAATGGTTCAACCAGCGTGTGACCGAGAAGACGCGCTACCGCCAGCTCATCGAGCGCACGCAGTGGTGGGGGCGGAACATGATGATCTGGGGCATCCACGTGCACGTGGGCGTCGAGGATCGCGACAAGGTGCTGCCGATCATCGGCGCGCTCTCGTCGTTCCTGCCGCATCTGCAGGCGCTGTCGGCATCCAGCCCGTTCTGGGCGGGTGAGCGCACCGGCTACGCCTCCAACCGCTCGCTGGTCTTCCAGCAGCTGCCGACCGCCGGGCTGCCCTGGCCGATCCGCACCTGGCAGGAGTTCGAGGGATACCTCGACGACATGGTCCGCTCCGGGGTGATGCACGACGTGTCCGAAGTGCGCTGGGACATCCGCCCCGCGCCTCGCTGGGGCACGATCGAGGTGCGCGCCTGCGACGGCATGTCCACCCTCACCGAGCTGGCCTCGGTGGCCGCACTGACCCAGTCGCTGGTCGAGCACTTCTCCCGGGAGCTCGACGAGGGTCGCGAGCTTCCCGGGCTGCAGCCGTGGTTCCATCGCGAGAACAAGTGGCGCACCGCGCGCTACGGGCTCGACGCCCGGGTCATCGTCGATCCGGCCGGGTCGCAGATTCCCGTGCGCGATCATCTTCTGGCGGTGCTGGAGGACCTCGCCCCCGTCGCACGCGATCTGTCGTGCTCGCGGGAACTCGAAGGCGTGCGGACGATCCTGCAGGATGGCGCCAGCTACGCTCGCCAACTGAGCGCGGCGCAGGCCGCAGACGGCGACCTGCGCGAGGTCGTGCAACATCTCATCCGCGAGTTCCGCGCCGGCCCCGAGCGCTCCACCGCGGTCTGA
- the lipB gene encoding lipoyl(octanoyl) transferase LipB, with protein MLDIRIAGLAPDFVPYLDGWELQRSIHRDVVAGDRPDTLLLLEHEAVYTAGKRTEPQERPQDGTPVVDVDRGGKITWHGPGQLVGYPIVRLPEPMDVVAHVRRMERLLISILKPLGVDGYQVAGRSGVWVRRPLSEDKVAAIGVRVQQGVTMHGFAINCDNTLTGFSGIIPCGITDAGVTTVSEVVGADISPVDIVQAVSDAFAAEYAGAPTAGVAA; from the coding sequence ATGCTCGACATCCGGATCGCCGGTCTCGCACCGGACTTCGTGCCCTACCTGGACGGCTGGGAGCTGCAACGCAGCATCCATCGCGACGTCGTCGCGGGCGATCGTCCCGACACCCTGCTGCTGCTCGAGCACGAGGCGGTCTACACGGCCGGGAAGCGCACCGAGCCACAGGAGCGCCCGCAGGACGGAACGCCGGTCGTCGACGTGGATCGGGGCGGCAAGATCACCTGGCACGGCCCTGGCCAGCTCGTCGGCTATCCGATCGTGCGGCTGCCCGAGCCGATGGACGTCGTCGCGCATGTGCGACGCATGGAGCGGCTGCTGATCAGCATCCTCAAGCCCCTCGGCGTCGACGGCTACCAGGTCGCCGGGCGCAGCGGCGTCTGGGTGCGCCGGCCGCTCTCCGAGGACAAGGTGGCCGCGATCGGCGTGCGCGTGCAGCAGGGCGTGACCATGCACGGCTTCGCGATCAACTGCGACAACACCCTCACCGGGTTCAGCGGCATCATCCCCTGCGGCATCACGGATGCCGGTGTCACCACAGTCAGCGAGGTCGTCGGCGCTGACATCTCCCCCGTCGACATCGTGCAGGCCGTCTCCGACGCCTTCGCCGCCGAGTACGCCGGTGCGCCGACCGCGGGGGTCGCTGCATGA
- a CDS encoding sugar-binding transcriptional regulator, which translates to MVASSGRQEARTTAALAAARLYYLQDMTMDAIATELGTSRSSVSRLLSYARASGLVDIRINSPFERVGELEEQLRARFRISGHIVPMSGIVNDVESLERVALTAGRLLSQFVESNMVVGIAWGSTIGMVSRSLAPKETHGTTIVQLNGAGNVQTSGLEYSSDILQRFGHAFGAQVEQFPVPAFFDDPDTRAAVWRERSTRRVLSFQSKMDIAVFGLGSPQAEVPSRVYVGGYLNRDDYRSLREDEAIGDVATVFFRADGSWRDIRLNARSTGPGLDRLRRVPRRVCVVSGAAKVGALRAAIAAGIITDVVLDESLARLLLEED; encoded by the coding sequence ATGGTCGCGAGCTCGGGCCGGCAGGAGGCCAGGACGACCGCCGCTCTCGCGGCGGCCAGGCTCTACTATCTGCAGGACATGACCATGGACGCCATCGCGACCGAGCTCGGCACCTCGCGGTCGTCGGTGTCGCGGCTGCTGTCGTATGCGCGCGCCAGCGGCCTGGTCGACATCCGCATCAACTCGCCTTTCGAACGCGTCGGCGAGCTTGAGGAGCAGTTGCGTGCGCGCTTTCGGATCTCTGGGCACATCGTGCCGATGTCAGGCATCGTCAACGATGTCGAGAGCCTCGAGCGGGTCGCGCTGACCGCGGGTCGGCTGCTGTCGCAGTTCGTCGAATCGAACATGGTCGTGGGCATCGCCTGGGGCTCCACGATCGGCATGGTGAGCCGATCGCTTGCGCCCAAGGAGACACATGGCACGACGATCGTGCAGCTCAATGGAGCCGGCAACGTCCAGACCAGCGGCCTGGAGTACTCCAGCGACATCCTGCAGCGCTTCGGACACGCGTTCGGCGCGCAGGTGGAGCAGTTCCCGGTGCCGGCCTTCTTCGACGATCCCGACACGCGCGCGGCCGTGTGGCGGGAGCGCAGCACACGCCGGGTGCTGTCGTTCCAGTCCAAGATGGACATCGCCGTCTTCGGGCTGGGCTCGCCGCAGGCCGAGGTGCCCAGCCGGGTCTATGTCGGCGGATACCTGAACCGCGACGACTACCGAAGTCTGCGCGAGGACGAGGCGATCGGCGACGTGGCGACGGTGTTCTTCCGCGCGGACGGCAGCTGGCGCGACATCCGTCTGAACGCACGCTCCACCGGCCCTGGGCTGGATCGTCTCCGTCGCGTGCCGCGGCGGGTGTGCGTCGTCTCCGGAGCGGCGAAGGTCGGCGCGCTGCGCGCAGCGATCGCCGCGGGGATCATCACGGATGTCGTCCTGGACGAGTCGCTCGCGCGGTTGCTGCTCGAAGAGGATTGA
- the rpsP gene encoding 30S ribosomal protein S16 yields the protein MAVKIRLKRFGKIRAPYYRIVVADSRTKRDGRVIEEIGKYHPTEQPSFIEVDSERAQYWLSVGAQPTEQVTALLKLTGDWGKFKGDKDAKSTVQVAEPKAPFEIDASKKSVVKPKAEKKEAPAEEAPAADAEAAEAPAADAE from the coding sequence GTGGCAGTCAAGATCCGTCTCAAGCGCTTCGGCAAGATCCGTGCGCCGTACTACCGCATCGTCGTCGCCGACTCGCGCACCAAGCGCGATGGTCGTGTGATCGAGGAGATCGGCAAGTACCACCCCACTGAGCAGCCGTCGTTCATCGAGGTCGACTCCGAGCGTGCGCAGTACTGGCTGTCGGTGGGTGCGCAGCCGACCGAGCAGGTCACCGCGCTGCTGAAGCTCACCGGCGACTGGGGCAAGTTCAAGGGCGACAAGGACGCGAAGTCCACCGTCCAGGTCGCTGAGCCCAAGGCGCCGTTCGAGATCGACGCCTCGAAGAAGTCCGTCGTCAAGCCCAAGGCTGAGAAGAAGGAGGCTCCCGCAGAGGAGGCTCCCGCCGCCGACGCGGAGGCCGCTGAGGCTCCCGCCGCCGACGCAGAGTAA
- the ffh gene encoding signal recognition particle protein, whose protein sequence is MATFGTLSDRLTETFRNLRTKGKLSPADVDGTVREIRRALLDADVALAVVKDFTAKVRERALGDEVSKALNPAQQVVQIVNEELVSILGGEQRRLAFAKTPPTVIMLAGLQGSGKTTFAGKLAKQLQGEGHTPILVAADLQRPNAVNQLQVVAERAGAAIYAPEPGNGVGDPVKVSQDGVEYARRQQHDVVIIDTAGRLGVDAELMKQAADIRTATAPDEVLFVIDAMIGQDAVNTAKAFQEGVDFTGVVLSKLDGDARGGAALSVASVTGRPIIFASTGENLEDLEPFHPDRMASRILDLGDILTLIEQAQQAFDEEEAMKVAEKLANEAFTLEDFLEQLQQMKKMGSMKKMLGMLPGMGQMKQQLEDFDDREIDRTEAIIRSMTPGERRNPKVLNGSRRLRIARGSGMTVTDVNQLVQRFDQAAKMMKTVARGGTPQIPGMGPMGKPGASSKRGKKGSKSRGGSRSGNPAKRAAENAGIATSTANPTGSGFGLGGGQKAPSEADLAEIQKLFGKG, encoded by the coding sequence ATGGCTACCTTTGGCACGCTCTCCGATCGGCTCACCGAGACCTTCCGCAATCTGCGCACGAAGGGAAAGCTGAGCCCCGCCGATGTGGACGGCACCGTCCGCGAGATCCGCCGCGCTCTGCTCGACGCGGATGTCGCGCTGGCCGTCGTCAAGGACTTCACCGCCAAGGTGCGCGAACGCGCACTGGGCGATGAGGTCAGCAAGGCGCTCAACCCGGCGCAGCAGGTCGTGCAGATCGTGAACGAGGAGCTCGTCTCGATCCTCGGCGGCGAGCAGCGCCGGCTGGCGTTCGCGAAGACCCCGCCGACCGTCATCATGCTCGCCGGCCTCCAAGGATCGGGAAAGACCACCTTCGCGGGCAAGCTCGCAAAGCAGCTCCAGGGTGAGGGCCACACTCCGATCCTCGTCGCGGCCGACCTGCAGCGTCCGAACGCGGTGAATCAGCTGCAGGTGGTGGCCGAACGTGCTGGAGCCGCCATCTATGCTCCGGAGCCGGGGAACGGCGTGGGAGACCCGGTCAAGGTCTCCCAGGACGGCGTCGAGTACGCGCGCCGCCAGCAGCACGATGTCGTGATCATCGACACCGCCGGGCGTCTCGGTGTGGATGCCGAGCTGATGAAGCAGGCGGCCGACATCCGCACCGCGACCGCGCCGGACGAGGTGCTGTTCGTCATCGACGCGATGATCGGTCAGGACGCGGTGAACACGGCCAAGGCATTCCAGGAGGGCGTCGACTTCACCGGCGTCGTCCTGTCGAAGCTCGACGGCGACGCCCGCGGCGGTGCCGCGCTCTCCGTCGCCTCGGTGACAGGTCGCCCGATCATCTTCGCCTCCACGGGTGAGAACCTCGAGGACCTCGAGCCGTTCCACCCCGACCGCATGGCGAGCCGCATCCTCGACCTCGGCGACATCCTCACCCTCATCGAGCAGGCGCAGCAGGCGTTTGATGAGGAAGAGGCGATGAAGGTCGCTGAGAAGCTCGCCAACGAGGCCTTCACCCTCGAAGACTTCCTCGAGCAGCTTCAGCAGATGAAGAAGATGGGCTCGATGAAGAAGATGCTCGGCATGCTGCCTGGCATGGGCCAGATGAAGCAGCAGCTCGAGGACTTCGACGACCGCGAGATCGACCGCACCGAGGCGATCATCCGCTCGATGACGCCGGGCGAGCGTCGCAATCCCAAGGTGCTCAACGGCTCGCGCCGTCTGCGGATCGCCCGCGGTTCCGGGATGACCGTCACCGACGTGAACCAGCTCGTGCAGCGCTTCGACCAGGCCGCGAAGATGATGAAGACCGTCGCCCGCGGCGGCACCCCGCAGATTCCCGGGATGGGCCCGATGGGCAAGCCCGGTGCTTCTTCCAAGCGCGGCAAGAAGGGCTCCAAGAGCAGGGGCGGCTCGCGCTCGGGCAACCCGGCCAAGCGTGCCGCCGAGAATGCCGGCATCGCCACCTCGACCGCCAATCCGACCGGGTCCGGCTTCGGGCTCGGCGGCGGTCAGAAGGCGCCGTCCGAAGCCGACCTCGCCGAGATCCAGAAGCTGTTCGGCAAGGGCTGA